In Papaver somniferum cultivar HN1 chromosome 1, ASM357369v1, whole genome shotgun sequence, a genomic segment contains:
- the LOC113274951 gene encoding uncharacterized protein LOC113274951 codes for MPRLPVGRGRGRGRVRGQEVDPIDYNTMKEELLNEIRVMMGQNNIHHEERDEEEGDNTNEEGDYTNPFGRGRREGRIIQRDDSERWKAEIKVEVPEFYGGLEPEEFLSWLNTAEKVLEFKDVPDNKRVQLVATMFRGRANSWWQQHKLQRSRKGKQKLVSWEKMKKHMRAEFLPHNYISLMYQQLQNLRKGTRSIDEYTKEFYRLLSLNDLSESDEQRVARYVGGIPQQYQDTLNMFDCCSISDAHHRARQVEKQVGRRSSNWGNNVASSTTSNRSTSTTSTVNKPNSVSNPSKTPISYFGGKCNKCGETGHKGTDCRKVECVNKVLFNEDNHEEDYWVPEYDEDPEDDSEPSDEVVTGDTVVNFVARRSFLTPRTDEDDNWLRNNIFQSTCTIEGKVCRLVIDPGSCENIIDEEVVKRFRLETKAHPHPYKLSWLKKGNEVKVNKRCLVSFSIGNKYKDKIWCDITSMDACHLLLGRPWEFDRKTSHDGHKITYIFLWNDVRIVLVPSKEIAPKPSTVQTTNLLSFKQFEVEAEDAGELYVLISKDQQPDESSIPIAAQPLIKEFIDVFPNELPDELPPLRDIKHHIDLIHGSSLQNKAHYRMSPKEHEELRRQVEELLPKGLIRQSLSPCAVPALLIPKKDGTWRMCVDSRSINKITVKYRFPIPRLDDLLDQLCGAKVFSKLDLKSGYHQIRIREGDEWKTAFKT; via the coding sequence ATGCCAAGGTTACCAGTTGGTCGAGGTCGTGGTCGAGGTCGTGTTCGAGGccaagaagttgatccaattgattATAATACGATGAAGGAAGAATTATTGAATGAAATCCGAGTGATGATGGGTCAGAATAACATTCATCATGAAGAAAGAGACGAGGAAGAAGGGGATAATACTAACGAAGAAGGGGATTATACCAACCCTTTTGGTAGAGGACGCCGTGAAGGTAGGATAATCCAACGTGACGATTCTGAGCGCTGGAAGGCCGAAATAAAAGTGGAGGTTCCAGAATTCTATGGAGGTTTAGAACCGGAGGAGTTTCTTTCGTGGTTGAACACAGCTGAGAAAGTATTGGAATTTAAGGATGTACCAGATAACAAACGAGTTCAGCTGGTAGCAACTATGTTTCGGGGAAGAGCTAATTCGTGGTGGCAACAACACAAACTACAACGCTCTCGTAAAGGGAAGCAGAAGTTAGTCTcgtgggagaagatgaagaaacatatgaGAGCAGAATTTTTACCACACAACTATATCAGCTTGATGTACCAGCAACTACAAAACCTACGCAAGGGAACACGTTCTATAGACGAGTACACGAAGGAATTTTATCGATTACTTTCTCTTAACGATTTGTCGGAGTCAGATGAGCAAAGAGTCGCACGTTATGTAGGTGGTATTCCTCAGCAATATCAGGATACACTTAACATGTTTGACTGTTGTTCTATATCGGATGCACATCATAGAGCAAGGCAGGTAGAGAAACAAGTGGGGCGTAGAAGTTCAAATTGGGGTAACAATGTAGCATCTTCCACAACAAGTAATCGTAGTACGTCAACAACTAGTACTGTTAACAAACCTAATTCGGTTTCGAACCCAAGTAAAACTCCAATCAGCTATTTTGGAGGCAAGTGTAATAAGTGCGGTGAAACTGGGCACAAAGGCACTGACTGTCGCAAAGTAGAATGtgtgaacaaggttcttttcaatGAAGACAATCATGAAGAAGATTATTGGGTACCTGAATATGATGAGGATCCAGAGGATGACTCTGAACCTAGTGATGAAGTAGTTACAGGAGATACAGTTGTGAACTTTGTAGCAAGAAGAAGTTTTCTCACTCCACGTACAGATGAGGACGACAACTGGTTACGTAATAATATATTCCAGTCGACATGTACGATCGAGGGAAAAGTTTGTCGTTTAGTTATTGATCCTGGAAGTTGCGAGAATATTATTGACGAAGAGGTCGTGAAACGGTTTAGGCTGGAAACCAAGGCACATCCGCATCCATATAAACTTTCTTGGCTTAAAAAAGGGAATGAGGTGAAAGTAAACAAACGTTGCTTGGTTTCTTTTTCGATTGGtaacaaatataaagataaaatatggtGTGACATTACTAGTATGGATGCTTGTCACTTGTTGTTGGGACGACCATGGGAGTTTGACAGGAAAACTAGTCATGACGGGCATAAAATTACCTACATCTTTTTATGGAACGACGTACGTATAGTACTTGTACCCAGCAAAGAAATTGCACCTAAACCATCTACCGTACAAACTACCAATCTCTTGTCGTTTAAGCAGTTTGAAGTTGAGGCAGAAGATGCAGGAGAACTGTATGTGTTGATTAGCAAAGACCAACAGCCGGATGAAAGTAGTATCCCTATTGCAGCTCAACCTTTAATTAAGGAATTTATTGATGTTTTCCCTAACGAGTTGCCAGACGAGCTACCACCTCTCCGGGATATAAAACACCATATTGATCTCATCCATGGATCAAGCTTGCAAAACAAAGCGCATTATAGAATGAGTCCTAAGGAGCATGAAGAACTTCGTcgtcaagtggaagagttgttaccgaaaggTTTGATCCGGCAGAGCCTAAGTCCTTGTGCTGTACCGGCCTTGTTGATTCCAAAGAAAGATGGAACGTGGAGAATGTGTGTTGACAGTCGATCCATCAACAAAATCACAGTAAAATACCGTTTTCCAATTCCTAGATTGGATGACCTGCTAGATCAGTTGTGTGGAGCGAAGGTGTTTAGCAAACTCGACTTGAAGAGTGGGTACCATCAGATCAGAATTCGAGAAggtgatgagtggaaaacagcttTTAAGACTTGA
- the LOC113274932 gene encoding uncharacterized protein LOC113274932: MPRLPVGRGRGRGRVRGQEVDPIDYNTMKEELLNEIRVMMGQNNIHHEEGDEEEGDNTNEEGDYTNPFGRGRREGRIIQRDDSERWKAGIKVEVPEFYGGLEPEEFLSWLNTAEEVLEFKDVPDNKRVQLVATMFRGRANSWWQQHKLQRSRKGKQKLVSWEKMKKHMRAEFLPHNYISLMYQQLQNLRKGTRSIDEYTKEFYRLLSLNDLSESDEQRVARYVGGLPQQYQDTLNMFDCCSISDAHHRARQVEKQVGRRSSIGCNKCGETGHKGTDCRKVERVNKVLFNEHNREEDDWVPEYDEYPEDDSEPSDEVVTGDTGVNFVARRSFLTPRTDEDDNWLRNNIFQSTCTIEGKVCRLVIDPGSCENIIDEEVVKRFRLETKAHPHPYKLSWLKKGNEVKVNRRCLVSFSIGNKYKDKIWCDITSMDACHLLLGRPWEFDRKTSHDGHKNTYSFLWNDVRIVLVPSKEIAPKPSTVQTTNLLSFKKFEVEAEDAGELYVLISKDQQPDESSIPIAAQPLIKEFIDVFPNELPDELPPLRDIQHHIDLIPGSSLQNKAHYRMSPKEHEELRRQVEELLPKGLIRQSLSPCDVPALLIPKKDGTWRMCVDSRSINKITVKYRFPIPILDDLLDQLCGAKVFSKLDLKSGYHHIRIREGDEWKTAFKT, encoded by the exons ATGCCAAGGTTACCAGTTGGTCGAGGTCGTGGTCGAGGTCGTGTTCGAGGccaagaagttgatccaattgattATAATACGATGAAGGAAGAATTATTGAATGAAATCCGAGTGATGATGGGTCAGAATAACATTCATCATGAAGAAGGAGACGAGGAAGAAGGGGATAATACCAACGAAGAAGGGGATTATACCAACCCTTTTGGTAGAGGACGCCGTGAAGGTAGGATAATCCAACGTGACGATTCTGAGCGCTGGAAGGCAGGAATAAAAGTGGAGGTTCCAGAATTCTATGGAGGTTTAGAACCGGAGGAGTTTCTTTCGTGGTTGAACACAGCTGAGGAAGTATTGGAATTTAAGGATGTACCAGATAACAAACGAGTTCAGCTGGTAGCAACTATGTTTCGGGGAAGAGCTAATTCGTGGTGGCAACAACACAAACTACAACGCTCTCGTAAAGGGAAGCAGAAGTTAGTCTcgtgggagaagatgaagaaacatatgaGAGCAGAATTTTTACCACACAACTATATCAGCTTGATGTACCAGCAACTACAAAACCTACGCAAGGGAACACGTTCTATAGACGAGTACACGAAGGAATTTTATCGATTACTTTCTCTTAACGATTTGTCGGAGTCAGATGAGCAAAGAGTCGCACGTTATGTAGGTGGTCTTCCTCAGCAATATCAAGATACACTTAACATGTTTGACTGTTGTTCTATATCGGATGCACATCATAGAGCAAGGCAGGTAGAGAAACAAGTGGGGCGTAGAAGTTCAATTGGG TGTAATAAGTGCGGTGAAACTGGGCACAAAGGCACTGACTGTCGCAAAGTAGAACGtgtgaacaaggttcttttcaatGAACACaatcgtgaagaagatgattgGGTACCTGAATATGATGAGTATCCAGAGGATGACTCTGAACCTAGTGATGAAGTAGTTACAGGAGATACAGGAGTGAACTTTGTAGCAAGAAGAAGTTTTCTCACTCCACGTACAGATGAGGACGACAACTGGTTACGTAATAATATATTCCAGTCGACATGTACGATCGAGGGAAAAGTTTGTCGTTTAGTTATTGATCCTGGAAGTTGCGAGAATATTATTGACGAAGAGGTCGTGAAACGGTTTAGGCTGGAAACCAAGGCACATCCGCATCCATATAAACTTTCTTGGCTTAAAAAAGGGAATGAGGTGAAAGTAAACAGACGTTGCTTGGTTTCTTTTTCGATTGGtaacaaatataaagataaaatatggtGTGACATTACTAGTATGGATGCTTGTCACTTGTTGTTGGGACGACCATGGGAGTTTGACAGGAAAACTAGTCATGACGGGCATAAAAATACCTACAGCTTTTTATGGAACGACGTACGTATAGTACTTGTACCCAGCAAAGAAATTGCACCTAAACCATCTACCGTACAAACTACCAATCTCTTGTCATTTAAGAAGTTTGAAGTTGAGGCAGAAGATGCAGGAGAACTGTATGTGTTGATTAGCAAAGACCAACAGCCGGATGAAAGTAGTATCCCTATTGCAGCTCAACCTTTAATTAAGGAATTTATTGATGTTTTCCCTAACGAGTTGCCAGACGAGCTACCACCTCTCCGGGATATACAACACCATATTGATCTCATCCCTGGATCAAGCTTGCAAAACAAAGCGCATTATAGAATGAGTCCTAAGGAGCATGAAGAACTTCGTcgtcaagtggaagagttgttaccgaaaggTTTGATCCGACAGAGCCTAAGTCCTTGTGATGTACCGGCCTTGTTGATTCCAAAGAAAGATGGAACGTGGAGAATGTGTGTTGACAGTCGATCCATCAACAAAATCACAGTAAAATACCGTTTTCCAATTCCTATATTGGATGACCTGCTAGATCAGTTGTGTGGAGCGAAGGTGTTTAGCAAACTCGACTTGAAGAGTGGGTACCATCATATCAGAATTCGAGAAggtgatgagtggaaaacagcttttaagacttga